The following proteins are encoded in a genomic region of Rhodoferax aquaticus:
- the gspL gene encoding type II secretion system protein GspL, translating to MNTLLITLPLTDDPDPSRLEYVLSDDGRAVEAQGSANLDELQKHSAQAHTVIAIVPGRALSWHQVHMPAGTLSQGMFQGQQVQRQRAVLEGLLEDQLLDEPAQMHFALQPQPRAGQPVWVGVCHRAWLQTSLDALRKAGMSPHRVVPEWSPDLPYAPSPVKRRTVSRLWVRGTRWAETMTSEFASQSALWLLGPQDAPHLVWADAHGVHQLPLPSTSGTGLPEPAASLLPAHLAAHAELIAEPAVARLAQALFGRDAEVQTSAQRRLMARHTEWDLAQMDLARQSPLWSRVRETALQLWSAPHWRPARWAAGALVAAQLVGLNVYAWQAQAQLSTQRAAIRNTLTSTFPQVTVVVDPLLQMQRAVGGLRQASGTASERDLETMLSAWGAAATATGGSGPSALEYLPGELRLSGTGLAPEAQERVAPLLAARSLSLRTDGDLVILSPRP from the coding sequence ATGAACACCCTTCTGATCACCCTGCCTTTGACCGACGACCCAGATCCCAGCCGTCTGGAGTACGTGTTGTCGGACGATGGTCGCGCGGTGGAGGCACAAGGCAGCGCCAACCTGGATGAGTTGCAAAAGCACAGTGCCCAGGCGCACACGGTCATTGCGATAGTGCCGGGGCGGGCCTTGTCTTGGCACCAAGTGCACATGCCCGCAGGCACCTTGTCCCAGGGCATGTTCCAAGGCCAGCAAGTGCAGCGCCAACGGGCCGTGCTTGAAGGCCTGCTTGAAGACCAGCTGCTGGACGAGCCCGCGCAGATGCACTTTGCCCTGCAACCCCAGCCCCGCGCTGGCCAGCCCGTGTGGGTGGGTGTGTGCCACCGCGCATGGTTGCAAACCAGCTTGGACGCCTTGCGCAAGGCAGGCATGAGCCCGCACCGCGTGGTGCCCGAGTGGTCGCCCGACTTGCCGTATGCGCCGTCGCCTGTGAAGCGGCGTACCGTGTCCAGACTGTGGGTCCGTGGCACACGCTGGGCAGAGACCATGACGTCAGAATTCGCCAGCCAGTCCGCCTTGTGGCTGCTGGGGCCCCAGGATGCGCCCCACTTGGTGTGGGCAGACGCCCATGGCGTGCACCAACTCCCGCTGCCCAGCACGAGCGGCACTGGCCTGCCAGAGCCAGCCGCCAGCCTGTTGCCGGCCCACTTGGCCGCGCATGCGGAACTCATTGCCGAACCCGCAGTCGCCCGTTTGGCGCAGGCACTGTTTGGGCGCGATGCCGAAGTGCAAACCAGCGCGCAGCGCCGCCTCATGGCCCGCCACACCGAATGGGACCTCGCCCAAATGGACCTGGCCCGCCAAAGCCCCTTGTGGAGTCGCGTGCGTGAGACGGCACTCCAGCTGTGGAGCGCGCCACACTGGCGCCCTGCACGCTGGGCGGCTGGGGCCTTAGTCGCTGCCCAATTGGTGGGGCTTAACGTGTACGCCTGGCAAGCACAGGCCCAGTTAAGCACGCAGCGCGCAGCCATCCGCAACACACTCACCAGCACCTTTCCGCAGGTTACCGTGGTGGTGGACCCACTGCTGCAAATGCAACGTGCGGTGGGGGGCTTGCGCCAGGCCAGTGGTACGGCGTCTGAACGTGACCTTGAGACCATGCTCAGCGCATGGGGCGCTGCTGCCACCGCTACGGGTGGTTCTGGCCCTAGCGCCCTCGAATACTTGCCAGGCGAACTGCGCCTGAGCGGAACCGGCCTGGCCCCTGAGGCGCAAGAACGTGTGGCACCGCTGCTGGCCGCACGGAGTCTCAGCCTACGCACAGACGGCGACCTGGTGATCCTGAGCCCGCGACCATGA
- a CDS encoding type II secretion system protein N yields MLTTPQAPPIWTVRFFTLLLALAAGACAAYWWLKLPGADLQSAGAPATTPAVITDVAAVASALGYSAKAAPVPPEATPQATSSRFTLLGVVADTRNTGSALIAVDGQAAKAFAVGALVAPGWAVKSVQGRSATLADPDTPQSDGLVLQMAPLPTVTLP; encoded by the coding sequence ATGCTAACCACCCCCCAAGCTCCCCCCATTTGGACCGTGCGGTTTTTCACGCTGCTATTGGCCTTGGCGGCAGGTGCCTGCGCAGCCTATTGGTGGCTCAAGTTGCCTGGGGCAGACCTGCAGAGCGCGGGCGCCCCAGCGACTACCCCAGCGGTCATCACCGACGTCGCGGCTGTTGCCAGCGCCTTGGGCTACAGCGCCAAAGCGGCGCCAGTGCCGCCTGAGGCCACGCCGCAAGCCACCTCCAGCCGCTTTACCCTCTTAGGGGTGGTGGCCGACACGCGCAACACCGGGTCTGCACTCATTGCCGTAGACGGGCAAGCAGCCAAGGCGTTTGCCGTGGGAGCATTGGTCGCACCAGGGTGGGCGGTGAAGTCGGTGCAGGGGCGCTCGGCAACATTGGCCGACCCGGACACCCCACAATCGGATGGCTTGGTGCTGCAAATGGCCCCTTTACCCACTGTGACCCTGCCATGA
- the gspN gene encoding type II secretion system protein N, producing MMRKRPSAAASLARLAPARTRPSTPSSSRAPWAWLICGLLLGLLLCTLVFAPARWLAGAVSAISQDRVQLRAPQGTVWQGSAQLLLSAGADSVTSTQLPSRLQWRLRPHADGFALDLAADCCLSGTWQWTITPHLDGLTLRLGDLSPSAPLHWPAALLTGLGTPWNTLQLQGEMQATVQQFALQMHGNTVLFTGQLQLDALDLSTSLSTLKPMGSYRVQLLGTQQGRNTPPTLTLSTLQGELQLQGQGDWSQGHLRFNGEASASPERMEAMGNLLNIIGRRDGTRSLIQIH from the coding sequence ATGATGCGCAAACGCCCCTCCGCCGCCGCAAGCCTTGCCAGACTGGCACCTGCACGCACCCGGCCATCTACCCCATCTTCCTCGCGTGCACCGTGGGCGTGGTTGATCTGCGGGCTCCTGCTGGGACTGCTGCTGTGCACGCTGGTGTTTGCGCCCGCACGTTGGCTGGCGGGGGCGGTCAGCGCCATCTCCCAGGACCGCGTGCAACTGCGTGCGCCCCAGGGTACGGTGTGGCAGGGCTCGGCCCAATTGCTGCTGTCAGCAGGTGCCGACAGCGTGACGAGCACCCAGCTCCCCAGCCGCTTGCAGTGGCGCTTGCGCCCCCACGCAGACGGGTTTGCGCTGGACCTGGCTGCAGATTGCTGCTTGTCGGGCACATGGCAGTGGACGATCACCCCCCACCTCGACGGCTTGACTCTGCGCTTGGGCGACCTGAGCCCCAGCGCGCCCCTGCATTGGCCAGCGGCTTTGCTGACCGGCTTGGGTACGCCCTGGAACACCTTGCAGCTGCAAGGCGAAATGCAGGCCACGGTGCAGCAGTTTGCGCTGCAAATGCATGGCAACACCGTCTTGTTTACCGGCCAGTTGCAGCTCGATGCCTTGGATCTATCTACCAGCTTGTCCACCCTCAAGCCCATGGGCAGTTACCGGGTGCAGCTGCTCGGTACGCAGCAAGGGCGCAACACGCCGCCCACCCTGACTTTGAGCACCCTGCAAGGTGAGTTGCAACTCCAGGGCCAAGGAGACTGGAGCCAGGGCCACTTGCGCTTTAATGGCGAGGCCAGCGCCTCTCCCGAGCGGATGGAGGCAATGGGCAATTTGTTAAATATCATTGGACGGCGTGACGGAACGCGCTCTTTGATACAAATCCACTAA
- the gspK gene encoding type II secretion system minor pseudopilin GspK: MKPLTPLRARQKGAAILTAMLLVTLVATLSATALWQQWRGIEIETAERSRVQSAWIQQGALDWARLLLREDVRTLDHLGEPWAVGLQEARLATFLASQSDAVVGTGLEDGLTQAFLSGRIEDLQARLNVTSLLQPNGQEDKPTVAAFTRLFASLQLPPDELSTMVRQLKLAVGSEADTPAASDPGGGQGSAAAPTKPKVSNIDGPLLPRTVDQLAWLGLSRTSIAALAPYITVLKERTPVNLNTASALVLAASIKDLPLSEAQRMLTARAQAPFQTLEDAKRAIPALAANLLEGQHSVNTRHFEIHTQLRLDALVSLEDAVVQRNAAGEVRVLWRQRGTQLLNQRKPP, from the coding sequence ATGAAGCCGCTCACACCCTTGCGCGCGCGCCAAAAAGGCGCTGCCATTCTGACGGCCATGCTCTTGGTCACGCTGGTGGCCACCTTGAGCGCTACGGCCCTGTGGCAGCAATGGCGCGGCATTGAAATTGAAACCGCCGAGCGCAGCCGGGTGCAAAGTGCGTGGATTCAGCAAGGCGCGCTGGACTGGGCCCGACTGCTACTGCGCGAAGATGTGCGCACCCTAGACCACTTGGGCGAGCCCTGGGCGGTGGGCTTGCAAGAAGCCCGTCTGGCCACATTTTTGGCCAGCCAGTCTGATGCGGTGGTGGGCACGGGCCTTGAAGACGGCCTGACCCAGGCGTTTTTGTCTGGCCGCATCGAAGACCTGCAAGCCCGCCTGAATGTGACCAGTCTGCTGCAGCCCAATGGGCAAGAAGACAAGCCCACGGTGGCCGCTTTTACCCGGCTGTTTGCCAGCCTGCAGTTGCCGCCTGACGAGCTCAGCACCATGGTCCGCCAGTTGAAACTGGCCGTGGGCAGCGAGGCAGACACGCCCGCAGCTTCTGACCCAGGTGGCGGGCAAGGCAGTGCAGCCGCACCCACCAAACCGAAAGTTTCCAATATAGATGGGCCGCTGCTGCCCCGTACGGTGGACCAGTTGGCGTGGTTGGGGCTGTCGCGCACCAGCATAGCGGCGCTGGCACCTTACATCACGGTGCTCAAGGAACGCACGCCTGTGAACCTGAACACGGCCTCAGCGCTGGTACTGGCGGCCAGCATCAAAGACCTACCCTTGTCAGAGGCGCAACGCATGCTGACAGCGCGCGCGCAAGCGCCCTTTCAGACCTTGGAAGACGCGAAACGCGCCATCCCCGCATTGGCTGCCAACCTGCTGGAAGGCCAACACAGCGTCAATACCCGCCATTTTGAAATACACACCCAGTTGCGGCTGGACGCGCTGGTGAGCTTGGAAGATGCCGTGGTGCAACGCAATGCAGCGGGCGAAGTGCGTGTGCTTTGGCGCCAGCGCGGCACCCAACTCTTGAACCAACGCAAGCCCCCATGA
- a CDS encoding PulJ/GspJ family protein encodes MAQHACAARAQHGFTLIELLVALSIMAVIAVVGWRALDGMHMGVGHSRDYGDAVLTVDAGLSQWVADLDAMTELANTTPLDWDGRTLRLTRRHSADPSAGAVVVAWSLREVAGVQQWMRWQSAPVQSRLNWLAAWQAAQLWAATGAVPSSTLQSNTSGNSTQASQAAFATAVVPISAWQLTYFREGAWSNALSSPGTDKDALAAAAIPEGIQLMLELAAPHPLAGTLTRAWVRPTSPPLPP; translated from the coding sequence ATGGCACAGCATGCATGCGCTGCCCGCGCGCAACACGGCTTCACCCTGATTGAGCTTTTGGTGGCGCTGTCCATCATGGCGGTGATTGCGGTGGTGGGCTGGCGCGCGCTAGACGGCATGCACATGGGCGTGGGCCACAGCCGCGACTACGGGGACGCCGTGCTCACCGTGGACGCAGGCCTGTCCCAATGGGTGGCCGATCTGGACGCCATGACCGAACTGGCCAACACCACCCCGCTGGACTGGGATGGCCGCACGCTGCGCCTCACCCGGCGCCACAGCGCGGACCCCAGTGCAGGGGCTGTGGTGGTGGCTTGGAGCCTGCGTGAAGTGGCTGGGGTACAGCAGTGGATGCGATGGCAGTCCGCCCCGGTGCAAAGCCGCCTGAACTGGCTGGCCGCGTGGCAAGCAGCGCAGTTATGGGCTGCCACTGGCGCGGTGCCTAGCAGCACACTGCAGAGCAACACCAGCGGCAACAGTACCCAGGCCAGCCAAGCAGCCTTTGCCACCGCGGTGGTGCCCATCAGCGCGTGGCAGCTCACCTACTTTCGAGAAGGGGCTTGGAGCAATGCGCTCTCCAGCCCCGGCACCGACAAAGACGCGCTGGCCGCGGCGGCCATTCCAGAAGGTATACAGCTGATGCTAGAGCTTGCGGCCCCGCACCCCTTGGCCGGTACGCTGACGCGCGCTTGGGTGCGCCCCACATCGCCCCCCCTGCCCCCATGA
- the gspI gene encoding type II secretion system minor pseudopilin GspI, with translation MTRTRLQGFTLIEVLVALAIVSTALIAGMHATASLRLNSERQTDRVLAQLCAENTLAQVRLSKQFPDVGDSTSSCVQAGRTLTVLVHVQPTPNPNFRKVQAQLSLEDRAVLQLSTVVGRY, from the coding sequence ATGACACGCACGCGCCTGCAGGGCTTTACCCTGATTGAGGTGCTGGTGGCGCTGGCTATTGTGTCTACCGCCCTGATAGCAGGCATGCATGCAACCGCGTCTTTGCGTCTGAACTCGGAACGCCAAACCGACCGCGTACTGGCCCAGCTCTGCGCTGAAAATACGCTGGCCCAAGTGCGCTTGAGTAAACAATTTCCCGATGTAGGTGACAGCACCAGCAGCTGCGTGCAAGCCGGCCGCACCCTCACGGTGCTGGTGCATGTGCAGCCCACCCCGAATCCCAACTTTCGCAAAGTGCAAGCACAGCTCAGCCTAGAAGACCGCGCCGTGTTGCAACTCAGCACCGTGGTGGGACGCTATTGA
- a CDS encoding type II secretion system protein has translation MPTLVAGSKTRPYRSGAWRRTTRGFTLLELMVVITIIAFATAALSLAMQDSQHTMLAKEAQSLAASLEAARAQARAQGQAVRWRMVPQGLVREGTPPTPNASKPELAYTWSSASVTGSTAQALLLGPEPIIPAQSIRLWSPDAPQIALQVSTDGLRPFVVSPAPGLANAP, from the coding sequence ATGCCGACATTGGTAGCTGGCAGTAAAACACGCCCCTACCGCTCTGGCGCTTGGCGCCGCACCACGCGTGGCTTTACCCTGCTAGAGCTCATGGTGGTGATCACCATCATCGCGTTTGCGACGGCCGCGCTCTCGCTAGCCATGCAAGACTCCCAACACACCATGCTGGCCAAAGAGGCCCAAAGCTTGGCCGCAAGCCTAGAGGCTGCACGCGCCCAAGCCCGCGCACAGGGCCAAGCCGTGCGCTGGCGCATGGTGCCCCAAGGGCTTGTGCGCGAAGGCACGCCCCCAACGCCCAATGCCAGCAAGCCTGAACTGGCCTACACCTGGTCCAGCGCCAGCGTGACAGGAAGCACCGCCCAGGCCCTGCTGCTTGGCCCCGAGCCCATCATTCCGGCGCAAAGCATTCGCCTGTGGAGCCCTGACGCGCCCCAGATTGCGCTGCAAGTCAGCACCGACGGCCTGCGCCCTTTTGTCGTGAGCCCCGCGCCCGGGCTTGCTAACGCGCCATGA
- the gspG gene encoding type II secretion system major pseudopilin GspG: protein MPQLLHRPLRTAQRGFTLIELVVVVSILALLAVIVVPTVMGRLDDARKTAAKTDVTNLMQALKLYKLDNQRYPTQEQGLQALVAAPTNGPKATNWRPYIEKLPTDPWKNAYQYLNPGLKGEVDVLSFGADGQAGGEGDNADIGSWQ from the coding sequence ATGCCACAGCTCCTTCATCGCCCTCTTCGCACGGCCCAACGCGGTTTCACCTTGATTGAACTGGTGGTCGTGGTATCTATCTTGGCCTTGCTGGCCGTTATTGTGGTGCCCACGGTGATGGGCCGTTTGGACGACGCGCGCAAAACAGCGGCCAAGACCGATGTAACCAACCTGATGCAGGCGCTCAAGCTCTACAAGCTCGACAATCAGCGCTACCCCACCCAAGAGCAAGGCCTGCAAGCCTTGGTAGCCGCCCCAACGAACGGCCCTAAGGCCACCAACTGGCGCCCCTACATTGAGAAACTGCCCACCGACCCCTGGAAAAACGCCTACCAATACTTGAACCCCGGCCTCAAGGGTGAGGTCGATGTGCTGTCCTTCGGTGCGGACGGCCAAGCAGGGGGTGAGGGTGACAATGCCGACATTGGTAGCTGGCAGTAA
- a CDS encoding efflux RND transporter periplasmic adaptor subunit encodes MKNKLIWAAAGLAFLAGLVWAFWPSPMEVEVARVTQGRFARAVQEDGKTRVRERYVVSTHVAGHLARMTLVQGDSVLPGAAVAVVSPLAPALLDARSQAEQTARVGAAQAALAQARASVVAATAALAQSRVDVLRNAALVRQGFVSPAQSESTRLAELLRLSELEAARQAETAALFALEQSRAPLRDYGTAGTQAVGKSDFTVRSPVAGKMLKVLVQSEGVVQAGTGLVEIGDPARLEVVVDILTEEAAQVATGTPVQLLNWGGPGMLQGVVRYVEPAAFTKVSALGVEEQRVNVIADITSPQDVWKRLGDGFKVDVRVLVQVKDGAVMVPVSALFPIGARSGVLVLEAGRVRLQEVTVQARNGTQAWVPEGLAVNAQVVVYPDIKLQDGAKVKARPDG; translated from the coding sequence ATGAAAAACAAACTGATTTGGGCCGCAGCAGGCCTCGCGTTCTTGGCAGGGCTGGTGTGGGCCTTTTGGCCCAGCCCCATGGAAGTAGAGGTGGCCCGCGTGACCCAAGGCCGTTTTGCGCGTGCGGTGCAAGAAGACGGCAAAACCCGCGTGCGCGAACGCTATGTGGTGTCCACTCACGTAGCAGGCCATTTAGCGCGCATGACGCTGGTGCAGGGCGATAGCGTGCTACCCGGGGCCGCCGTGGCCGTGGTCTCGCCCTTGGCGCCCGCCTTGCTAGATGCCCGCAGCCAAGCCGAGCAGACGGCCCGTGTGGGTGCTGCGCAGGCCGCCTTGGCGCAAGCACGCGCCAGTGTGGTGGCCGCTACCGCCGCGCTGGCCCAAAGCCGTGTAGATGTGTTGCGCAACGCGGCCTTGGTGCGGCAAGGCTTTGTTTCACCGGCCCAAAGTGAAAGCACCCGTTTGGCCGAGCTTTTGCGCTTGAGCGAGTTGGAAGCCGCCCGCCAAGCCGAAACGGCTGCCCTGTTTGCCCTGGAGCAAAGCCGTGCGCCCCTGCGCGACTACGGCACGGCGGGCACGCAAGCCGTTGGCAAAAGTGATTTCACCGTGCGCTCACCGGTGGCGGGCAAGATGCTCAAGGTGCTGGTCCAAAGCGAAGGCGTGGTGCAAGCCGGTACCGGCTTGGTCGAAATTGGAGACCCCGCGCGCTTGGAGGTGGTGGTAGACATCTTGACCGAGGAGGCCGCGCAGGTGGCCACTGGCACGCCGGTACAGCTGCTCAACTGGGGCGGCCCGGGCATGTTGCAAGGCGTGGTGCGCTATGTGGAGCCAGCCGCTTTCACCAAAGTGTCTGCGCTAGGCGTGGAGGAGCAACGGGTCAACGTGATTGCCGACATCACGAGCCCCCAAGATGTGTGGAAGCGCTTGGGCGATGGCTTCAAGGTGGATGTGCGCGTGCTGGTCCAGGTGAAAGACGGGGCTGTCATGGTGCCCGTGAGTGCCTTGTTTCCCATCGGAGCACGGTCCGGCGTGTTGGTGCTGGAGGCAGGCCGTGTGCGCTTGCAAGAGGTCACGGTCCAAGCCCGCAATGGCACACAAGCCTGGGTGCCCGAGGGCTTGGCAGTCAATGCGCAAGTGGTGGTCTACCCCGACATCAAACTGCAAGACGGTGCCAAGGTGAAAGCGCGGCCAGACGGGTGA
- a CDS encoding ABC transporter permease, producing the protein MKTLDRKLLRDLRLMWSQALTIALVVASGVGGFITSFSAYDSLSWSRDVYYAESRFADVFSSLKSAPWALQGQLETINGAAHVQAGLAQVVPIAIPGVSDPIAGQLIGLDPGATQQLNVVSLRKGRMVAAHGSGAMEALVSEAFAEAHQLKMGDEVTALINGKRERLRLVGIGLSPEFIFAGLGGSPDQRGFGIFWIDRQALATAYNMEGAFNQVTVRLSPGASEGAVIDQLDRLLGPYGGISAHGRDQQLSDVILNSEIKQQRMMGTVLPSIFLAVAAFLLNVVLGRQIASQREQVAALKALGYSNRAIGLHYLKFVLLIVVLGLVVGVALGAALGQGFVGLYAKTFRFPTLHYRLAPALMLIAAGVALAAAVLATLSAIRATVLLAPAEAMRPPSPGAYRPMLLERWGMKDWFSPPLRMILRTMERHRLRTLPTTLGVAMAMATVITGAFMRDAVAVLMDTQFRQVLRGDVSINLREATAARVLQSAAQLPYVTAVEGARNVSVRLVNANHHHRGAIQGKPEVPDLFRIVNLDRRALDAPRHGLLLTDRLAAKLRVKPGDMVRVEVQEGRREIVNLPVTGTVHELLGMNAYMERRALNAVLHEGDMVNQIMVAVERGHEPELLNRLKELPQVGVAISKQVMARNITDVTARNILVFSLVLTVFATVIAVGVVYNNARIALAERAWELASLRVLGFTRTEVSAILLGELGIEIALALPLGMGLGYLLALGIVTLIRSDEFSFPFAIQPATYAFAVVCVVVAGVISALIVRRRIDQLDLVGVLKTRE; encoded by the coding sequence ATGAAAACTCTGGACCGCAAACTGCTACGCGACCTGCGCCTGATGTGGAGCCAAGCACTCACCATCGCCTTGGTCGTGGCCAGTGGGGTGGGAGGCTTCATCACCAGCTTCAGTGCGTATGACTCACTGTCTTGGTCGCGCGATGTGTACTACGCCGAGTCCCGCTTTGCCGATGTGTTTAGCAGTCTCAAGAGTGCGCCATGGGCGCTTCAAGGTCAGCTTGAAACCATCAACGGCGCTGCCCATGTGCAGGCTGGGTTGGCGCAGGTGGTGCCTATTGCCATCCCCGGCGTGTCGGACCCGATTGCCGGGCAACTCATCGGCTTGGACCCCGGCGCTACGCAGCAGCTCAATGTGGTCTCTTTGCGCAAAGGTCGCATGGTGGCCGCGCACGGCAGCGGGGCCATGGAAGCCCTGGTGTCCGAGGCCTTTGCCGAGGCGCACCAACTCAAGATGGGCGATGAAGTCACCGCGCTCATCAACGGAAAACGAGAGCGCCTGCGCCTGGTGGGCATAGGCTTGTCGCCGGAGTTCATCTTTGCGGGACTGGGTGGTTCGCCTGACCAGCGGGGCTTTGGCATTTTTTGGATTGACCGCCAGGCGTTGGCCACGGCCTACAACATGGAGGGCGCTTTCAACCAAGTCACGGTGCGCTTGAGCCCCGGTGCCAGTGAGGGCGCTGTCATTGACCAGTTGGACCGTCTGCTTGGACCCTACGGCGGCATCAGTGCCCACGGGCGCGACCAGCAGTTGTCGGATGTGATTTTGAACTCGGAGATCAAACAGCAGCGGATGATGGGCACGGTGCTGCCCAGCATTTTCTTGGCAGTGGCGGCGTTTTTACTCAACGTGGTGCTGGGTCGCCAAATCGCCAGCCAGCGCGAGCAAGTGGCTGCCCTCAAGGCGCTGGGGTACAGCAACCGTGCTATTGGCTTGCACTACCTCAAGTTTGTGTTGCTGATCGTGGTGCTGGGCTTGGTCGTCGGTGTGGCGCTGGGGGCCGCGCTGGGGCAAGGCTTTGTGGGTTTGTATGCCAAGACCTTTCGCTTTCCCACCTTGCATTACCGGCTCGCACCAGCGTTGATGCTGATCGCTGCTGGGGTGGCCCTTGCGGCGGCCGTGCTGGCCACGCTCAGTGCCATTCGCGCCACGGTGCTGCTTGCGCCCGCCGAGGCCATGCGCCCGCCGTCGCCCGGCGCCTACAGACCCATGCTGCTAGAGCGCTGGGGCATGAAGGACTGGTTCTCGCCACCGCTGCGCATGATTCTGCGCACCATGGAGCGACACCGCCTGCGCACCTTGCCCACTACGCTCGGGGTCGCCATGGCCATGGCCACGGTCATCACAGGTGCTTTCATGCGTGATGCAGTGGCGGTGCTGATGGACACCCAGTTCCGCCAAGTGCTGCGGGGCGATGTATCCATCAACCTGCGGGAGGCAACAGCCGCCCGCGTTCTGCAATCGGCTGCCCAGTTGCCCTATGTCACAGCCGTGGAGGGTGCCCGCAATGTATCGGTACGTTTGGTCAACGCCAACCACCACCATCGTGGTGCTATCCAAGGCAAGCCAGAAGTCCCGGACTTGTTTCGCATCGTCAACCTGGATAGGCGAGCCTTGGATGCGCCACGCCATGGATTGCTGCTGACCGACCGCCTAGCGGCCAAGTTGCGCGTGAAACCAGGCGACATGGTGCGGGTGGAGGTGCAAGAAGGACGCCGCGAGATCGTCAACCTCCCCGTCACCGGCACGGTGCACGAACTCTTGGGCATGAACGCCTATATGGAACGCCGGGCGTTGAATGCCGTGCTGCATGAGGGCGATATGGTCAACCAAATCATGGTGGCGGTAGAGCGCGGCCACGAGCCGGAGTTGCTCAACCGCTTGAAGGAATTGCCGCAAGTAGGCGTGGCCATCAGCAAGCAGGTGATGGCGCGCAACATCACCGATGTGACGGCCCGCAACATCTTGGTCTTTAGCCTGGTGCTCACGGTGTTTGCCACCGTCATCGCGGTGGGCGTGGTCTACAACAACGCGCGCATTGCACTGGCAGAGCGGGCTTGGGAGCTGGCCAGCTTGCGGGTGCTGGGCTTTACCCGCACCGAGGTGTCTGCCATTTTGCTGGGCGAGCTGGGTATTGAAATCGCACTGGCTTTGCCCTTGGGCATGGGCTTGGGTTACCTGCTGGCGCTGGGCATCGTCACGCTGATTCGCAGTGACGAGTTTTCGTTTCCGTTTGCCATTCAGCCCGCCACCTATGCCTTTGCGGTGGTGTGCGTGGTGGTGGCGGGCGTCATCAGCGCCTTGATCGTGCGCCGCCGCATTGACCAGCTAGACCTGGTGGGCGTGCTCAAAACCCGCGAATGA